GCCAacaaatttcaattttttttctgtTAAACAGTTTAGCTTGTTCTCAACCTCTTTCAACTCCTTCCATAATTCCGGATCATTGGCATTTGACAAAAAATTTaacttttcttttgttttcttcatatcttttttcaatactctatttttcttcttgttccagcaagagtagggaggcatagcatgccatcaaccataataaaattaagagaaaagataggaggcacaagtgccatcaactcaaacataagatagaggactaggaggcaaaattgccatcaactagctaggaagcaaaattgccatcaactagtaatttgcggaaattaaataaaataaaaattacaacaagacaaataaagaaaattacaacaaatgttaggagacacaagtgccgtcaactaacatagaaatacaagaaataaaaattacaacaaaattataacaaaattaggaggcacaagtgtcatcgactataaaaattaaaaggatagataggaggcacaagtgctgtcaactaaaaaaaacaataaatatagaaatataagtatatataagtaagttttttttttatgagtggtagaaccgtcccaaattttctttttatccccccttttttttccttttttataaatatatagttttttttttaagtgcaacaattaaaataactagtagaagaatttactaaccttgagataaatttcgtttcttttctcttgcaactccccggcaacgacgccaaaaacttgatggacccaaaacgggtatgttttaaatatttatactcgcaagcgcacgaatcgtatttatagaaaagttttcgtgtaagcacgagatcgaacccaaaggagttgtctaaaataaaaaaagaaaactattttaaatcaaaagtaataaattctaacctagttccaaagattgatgagttttaatattatgaacataaaataaaagattgaaaaataaagctatttaagataatgaaaataaaccaataatgatttgacaataagtgttaaaagaaaagattattaagatactagaatccacaaaatctaagtttaataatatttattagtatattgattcccaagttttagtgacagttaaaataattcaaaccatcattttccaaatagatttataattttaagcacaaattacttctaaaaagataggatttttattcacttttcaaaattataatttcaaagcatttagtgtaaatcaatctaatgaaataacaaataaatcaatgaacattatttataaggcaaaacataatatttttgttctaagcatggatgtgtacaatttaatgacacatcttacacaaagaatattatgttctTGCAAAATGAAggacaaagtgcatattatctaacaatccaaaatatgagatattaaagatgaaagacaaatatgaagaagaaaaatccataaacttgttgcattacaagggaaatcaacatacacataaatattacctagttacaagttgcttcatcatgatcttaataatcttatgaaaaagattagaagcacataactagagtagaaattacaaaataaatgacatacatacttgcaaaacccaaaatggaagagatgatggtagagagaaaaatgggagaaaagaagatagtaaccaaaaattaacacactaaaatggtcttgaaattccatatttatagccaaagtgagattattaaaataatcaatttaaattaattaaattgattagattaattaaataaaataaatatggtatgtagaggtaagttatagggtgtaatgatgatgttgtggtaaaaatgtgtagacaaaagggtaaaaagttggcattttggtCAAGGGGGCTGTGGGGTGGCTGTGAGACAGGCGGCTGGTGGCTGCTTTGGGTGCCAGGCGTGAGGAGGCTGTTGGGCCTGGGGAGAAATGAAGGGGATGCTGATGAGTTTTGGGCTTGAAGGGGTTCGGCTGGGCTTGGAAGAGCTTGCTGCTGGGTCACGTGGAGATGGCTGAAGGAAATGTTGAAGGAGGGAAGGCTGCAGCTTGACACGTGGCGCGCTGGGAGCAGCTGGCTGGTGGAGACGGGCCCGGGGGTTGTGGGCCTGAGGCATTGGGCCTTTCCTCAAAAAcatcaatttttctttcttttctttcaaaactaacattttttcttctcttttcaagagcaaaaaaatgcaacaatttatttacaaaataagtaaacattaaattagaatcaaatattttcaattgtaaaataactcatattaagtccatgaaaataccaattgaaatttaatttactttggcaattaagatcaataaaataacattttttaaacttataatctaacaacataaatttcaaataattaaattacaacatattataataaagtatctataaaaacatataaaaaccaagaaaactacaataagactaataaattaaaaattacataaaaactaaataagttaattaaaaactcaagaactaagcaacaattagcacataaaaagtggtaaaataactctattttgtagagttatcagtcgCCCTTAATCCAGAGGGGATTTATCTATGCCAGCGAAAACATGTGTTGGAAATCATTGAAGAAACAGGCTTATTAGACGCCAAGCCTGTAGATTTTCCAATGGAACAACATCATAAGCTAGCATTGGCTTCTGGTATGCCTCTTCATGATCTGAAACCCTATCGAAGACTTCTAGGACGGTTGATTTATTTGTTTGTGACTAGACCTGATCTTGCTTATTCTGTGCATATTTTGTCTCAGTTTATGCAACAACCTCGTGAAGAACATTGGGAGGCAGCCTTAAGGGTTGTTCGATATTTGAAGAAACATCAGGGACAAGGTATTCTCCTTCGATCTGATAGTAAATTGACCCTAGAGGGATGGTGTGATTCGGATTGGGCGAGTTGCCCACTTACGCGTCGTTCTTTGACTGGATGGTAGGTATTAATTGGTCATTCTCCGGTATCTTGGAAAACTAAGAAACAACACACCGTATCTCGTTCTTCTGCCGAGGCTGAGTATCGCTCTATGGCAGCAACTACATGTGAATTAAAATGGCTCAAACAGTTACTTGGTGATTTGGGAGTTAATCATTCCCAAGGGATGCGATTATATTGTCACAGTCAATCTGCATTACATATCGCTCAAAATCCAGTATTTCATGAACGAACGAAGCATATCGAAGCAgattgtcattttgttcgtgaTGCGGTGATGGaaggaactatttgtccattaTATGTTCCTACAACGGTACAACTAGTGGATGTTTTTACAAAGGCCTTGGGCAAAGCACAATTTGACTTCCTCCTTCGCAAGTTAGGCATTCACGATCTTCATGCTCCAACTTGAGGGGGGGTATTGAGACCATTGAGCTGTTGTGTAACAGTTCCTAATATTTAGggaatataatattattaaagtTTGTAACAGTTCCTTATATTGTAACAATTGTAACAGTTCTTTATATTTAGGTGATATGTTAATTGTGTAGGTGTGAGAAGACCGCTGGGCTAGTTTGTAATAGGATCAGATCATAacgtatatatatacatatactgaTGGATATATGTAAGAAGGGAAGAGAGATATATATGGGTTATGAGAAATATAAGGTTTCAGTGATAAAACTTATAAATCTTCAAAACCCAAACACATAACTACCTTTCAAATTTGAACCCTCACCCAACCACCTTTCAAATTTCCCAGTTGCACAAGAACCCTCCCCCTGCAACTCTACTATTTCGTCACTCCTCCAAGCTTCAGATTTGTCCATCTCCTCTGCAAAATAAAGTTGTCAACTCAATcatctaaaataaaaattcaACAATTTGaagattttagttttttttttaaaaaaaaaggccTTCGAATTGTGATTTCACGTGTCCCTTCATCCCCAACCTTAGCCCCAACGCAGTCCCCAATCCTGGCCACAACCCCATCTCAGATCTTGTCATAGCCCTTTCCCAGATCTCACGTTACTTTTCCAAGCTCCGGTCTTCGTAGTCCATTAGCAGATTTTGCATCCCTTCTCAAGCTCTGGTTTAGTAGCCACTTCCTAGATTTCACATCCCTTCTCTAAGCTTCAGCACGCGGTCCATATCGCCTCGCTAGACCATATCGAGATCTCAACCTCAACCTAGCCAACCCCAAGTCATCCCCTCCATCTCTAGTTACTTCTCTGAGCTTCAGAACATGTGaagctttattttatttttccttttaaacAAATCTGATTAAAGTTTAAGAGTTTAGAATTATGATTTTAAAGTTTAGatttatgattttagttttgattatttgtttaataaaattttgtttagtatttaattaatatacatttttaattataaaatctaGCGAtgttttggtcatattgaaaatTATCTTGACCAAAATAGGATTCAAGGTattattttgtttcattttgcaaaatacagggtctgaattgtcatttagcAAAATAAATAGTCTGATCAGTAACTTTTGCACAACATAAGAGCAAAAATACCCAATCTAAAATATTTATGTTCAATCAACAAAAAtagtttttttgtttaaaaagctttattttttatgttttaataacATTTTTTTATCGATCCTTAaatactttttattttaaatatgggattgaattttcaaaaatatagtatttgaatttattttatttttttaaaaaatgcagTATCTACAAATATACCAAACATAAGTAAACTATAAACTTTCAAAAAAACCAAGAATCAaccaaaaataaactaacaattaccaaaaaaaataacaataacacaaaaattaaaattaaatatatactaAGAAAATGCCCTAAATAtaccaaataaatataaaaaaattaataaatatcatttttcacCCCGAACTATGACCATTGTATGATCGTGCCCCTTGAATGATTCACAATGTTAAAAATTCCTCTCAAACTATGCACGTTATTGAAATATGAGACTTTTGTTAGATTTCGTCCAAGATGGCTAACGAATTGATGGTGTAGCATTTTGTTTGTTGATGTGACAatgtcatgtgtagaataattataaattttgtcCGCCGAACTTTGACCACTATCAAATTGTGatctttttattaaaactaatttattttttttctttttaaaaataataattaaatccttacaaaattaaaaaaattcattttaaaaaaattaagaaaataaacaatactaaaagtttcaaattaattaaataaaatttcaaatactcaaaaattaaaaatctaattaataacaaatactttttttttacattttctcttacaatataaaataaatatatcttaaaataaaaattaaaaataaatcataaaacaatttttttccCTTTGTCCTCattcttttaaattaaaagttttatttatttatttaagtcatTCGTCCTCATTTTTAATGAAACGTTTTTTCtttgatttaatatttattttaagtattcattctaaaatagttttaattaatattgtaaaagaaaaagtaaaaaaaagttatttgttgataattaaattttttaattttttaagaatttaattattatttttaagaaaaaaaatattttttataaaaggggtattatttggtagtggtcaaagttcagaagcaaaattgataattattctatACATGACATTGCAACATCAACAGACAAAATGTTACATCATTAATCTGTTAGACAcataggacgaaatctaacagaagtctcatatttcagtaacgtaCATAATTCAGAGATAATTTTTAATATCGCGAATCATTCAGGGAGCATGATCATACAGTGGTCATAGTTCGGGAGAAAAAAAtgctatttattaaaaaaaaaatatatcacaaatatactACAAGTATATCACAAACATACTAATCACATGTTCTTGCTCTTATCTTTTTAAATGAACACCATTCCCACTACCTCGCTTAGCTCTTATCTTCATCCATATTGATATTGTAGGCAGGGTCGTCAGTCCTAGGCATAGATGGGGCATGCTAGAATAAAATATTCTTTAGGATGAGTCATAATTGTTGTTTTACAAGATTTATGAGTCTATTTGAATTACAAAATACATGGttcaaaaataatttatcaaaatataagatCTAAATAGACAATAAGATAAATCATAAAgtgcaaaacaaaaaatataaacatgTATAACTTCTCAAGGTTATATCCATAAAATACTCTAAAAATGAGATATTCatatttgtttttaaaataaaaaataatcttaaaatatataaaatattaaaaacaaaaatcaagATCTCTTAAAATTGGGTGCTTAAAAAAAATGAGTTCAAAACAACAAATAAGGATATTAAGGGCTTGTGATGATATATTCTCCATACAGATTTTTTTAAAGGATCATTCTCATATTTCACTGGAAAGTTTACAAAATTAtcttagatttaaaaaaaaaaaaaaatactcaaaatatagaatttgaaaaaaattacaaaaatactgatggataatcataaatatatattttttttaaaacaaaatttacaagtttgtaacatgttatataattttgtaaacaatttccataattttttttagaatttataATGTTGGGTGTAAGTTTTCCTATTTCATATTAAGTGCTTAAAAATATTGTTCGTTGGAAGCTCTCCATGATGCATTAAATAGgttttattttttatagagctatgccaaaacataattataaaagcTCAAACATTaattgataaaaataaaaaagaaaactttgAAGTTTGAGCTCCAACACAATAAAACAGAGCGGGAAAGCTTGGCGCCAATGGTGTCAAAATGGCTTATTCTCTATTTAAACCTAACCCAACTTACTCCCAACCCCTAATCATCGCTCTTCCCAGAAACCCGTTTGGCTATTGCTTCACTCCTCCTCGTCGTTTCATCACAATGGCAACCACCAACAACGCCCCCGAAATCAACGACCCACCAACCAAGCTTCCCAAGCTTCGCGAAAATGGCGTCCATCAACCTGCTCAGAGTAGCACTTCATTTTTCAGAGTAAAAAGGCTATCTGAAAAAGCTGTTATTCCAACAAGAGGCTCTCCCCTCTCCGCGGGCTACGATCTCTCGAGGTAAAATCCCATGTTTTCTTTTGCCATTTTCTCTCGAATACTTGATTTATTTCAGTAATATGTTTTATGGGTTTGCTGGATTTTTGTAGTGCGACGGATACGAAAGTTCCAGCCAGAGGAAAAGCTTTAGTACCAACTGATCTGAGTATTGCTGTGCCAGAAGGAACTTATGCCAGAATTGGTATTACCCCCATTGTAGTTTTCTCTGAGTTATTTACTATCCTCCCTTTCTTTTGGCAATATTTTTGTTATGCTGTTTTTGTTTTGTGTAGCTCCTCGATCTGGGTTGGCGTGGAAGCATTCGATTGATGTGGGAGCAGGGGTCATAGACGCCGATTACAGGGGTCCCGTTGGGGTT
The Humulus lupulus chromosome 6, drHumLupu1.1, whole genome shotgun sequence DNA segment above includes these coding regions:
- the LOC133784367 gene encoding deoxyuridine 5'-triphosphate nucleotidohydrolase-like encodes the protein MAYSLFKPNPTYSQPLIIALPRNPFGYCFTPPRRFITMATTNNAPEINDPPTKLPKLRENGVHQPAQSSTSFFRVKRLSEKAVIPTRGSPLSAGYDLSSATDTKVPARGKALVPTDLSIAVPEGTYARIAPRSGLAWKHSIDVGAGVIDADYRGPVGVILFNYSDVDFEVKLGDRIAQLIIEKIITPDVMEVEDLDATVRGSGGFGSTGV